The Persephonella sp. genome includes a region encoding these proteins:
- a CDS encoding recombinase family protein encodes MSKTYAYIRVSTDKQDLENQKFAILQYANNKKLGNVEFIEEAVSGRISWKNRKLKDLVDNLQSGDNLIVAELSRLG; translated from the coding sequence CATACGCATATATTAGAGTATCAACAGACAAACAGGACTTAGAAAATCAAAAATTTGCAATACTTCAATATGCAAATAACAAAAAACTTGGAAATGTAGAGTTTATTGAAGAAGCTGTGAGTGGTCGTATATCTTGGAAAAACAGAAAACTGAAAGACCTTGTTGATAATCTACAATCAGGAGATAACCTAATAGTTGCAGAACTATCAAGACTTGG